A window of Lagopus muta isolate bLagMut1 unplaced genomic scaffold, bLagMut1 primary scaffold_201, whole genome shotgun sequence contains these coding sequences:
- the LOC125687768 gene encoding uncharacterized protein LOC125687768, producing MGPYRALWLSVGLYGSLWGSHASRAALPSHQAAAALLPGTCDLRSPQESRKRPPWELGAAGRGPGWGCGAARRPQAAAVLGTEQQLGLELCCALSRHRRPRRLPSAPLCARRSPEPCGGGRASQQGAAGAAGPCAASAVPPSADAAVRGRAGRALGCLSSIRGACGRRKELCQQGCQQRRAGSRGPTRWRRQRQRGSAGSELGVQSWGCRAAVQSWGCRAVDAELRVQSCGCRAVGAELQFRAAVQSCGCRAAVQSCAFRAAALHAQPKALAGRRPAVGVNRLRCSCSSADPGAGRPSQGSRAPFHSTLAALPPFLPP from the exons atggggCCCTATAGGGCTCTATGgctctctgtgggtctctatgggtctctatggggctctcACGCCTCCCGTGCCGCTCTGCCGTCCCATCAGGCTGCCGCTGCTCTCCTGCCTGGCACCTGCGATCTCCGCAGCCCACAGGAGAGCAGGAAACGGCCTCCATGGGAGCTGGGAGCCGCTGGCAGAGGGCcgggatggggatgtggggcgGCGAGGCGCCCCCAGGCGGCGGCGGTGCTGGGGAcggagcagcagctgggcctGGAGCTTTGCTGCGCTCTGAGCCGCCACCGCAGGCCTCGGCGTTTGCCGTCAGCGCCGCTCTGCGCCCGCAGGAGCCCTGAGCCGTGCGGAGGAGGCCGTGCGTCTCAGCAGGGAGCAGCGGGCGCCGCCGGACCCTGCGCAGCCAGCGCCGTGCCGCCATCTGCAGACGCAGCCGTGCGTGGCCGCGCCGGGCGAGCGCTCGGCTGCCTTTCCTCCATTCGGGGCGCCTGCGGCCGGCGGAAGGAGCtctgccagcagggctgccagcaaCGCAGGGCGGGCAGCCGCGGGCCGACACGATGGCGCCGGCAAAGGCAGCGCGGAAGCGCGGGGTcagagctgggggtgcagagctgggggtgcagagctgcagttcagagctgggggtgcagagctgtggatgcagagctgcgggtgcagagctgtgggtgcagagctgtgggtgcagagctgcagttcagagctgcgg ttcagagctgtgggtgcagagctgcagttcagagctgtgctttcagaGCTGCGGCTCTTCATGCTCAGCCCAAAGCCCTGGCAGGCCGGCGTCCTGCTGTCGGTGTGAACAGGTTGCgctgcagctgcagttcagctgaTCCCGGCGCTGGCCGTCCGTCCCAGGGGAGTCGAGCTCCATTCCACAGCACTTTGGCTGCGCTGCCGCCATTCCTGCCGCCATGA